One window of the Candidatus Saccharibacteria bacterium genome contains the following:
- a CDS encoding FAD-binding oxidoreductase, which yields MKQTHKERVAALAAQVAGFYEQKKPFKIYHGSTNSTRIQVFKRSEMLDASGLNHILHIDPKTKTALVEPNVPMDKLVRATLKHGLIPPVVMEFPGITVGGGVQGGAGESSSFRYGCFHSTCTSYEIITGDGTITNCSPKKHADLFYGTAGSYGTLGVMTAIELRLIPAKKYVRLTYFPVKSFDAAVSLMQKEAAKKPDYIDGIMFARDRGVIMVGSLTNEKAGVVTRFSRARDERFYLDAEKESHGGIWNKIIPLTDYLFRYDRGAFWVGKYAFKVFDIPFTKFWRRLLNWMLHTRKLYEALQESGMSQHHVVQDLALPVEKAVEFMNFVDNTLGIYPLWLCPLKTDKLSPFISSNLPTPLVINVGVWGEFIPDYNQFLRANRSIEKKLTQLGGKKWFYAHTYYSEEDFWHIYHKNKYQKLRRTYQTSYQPTVYEKVRVRERFKLDTHRGLWRTLFRTAKLRITP from the coding sequence ATGAAACAAACGCACAAAGAACGGGTTGCGGCGCTAGCCGCACAAGTCGCAGGATTTTACGAGCAAAAGAAACCCTTTAAAATTTACCATGGCAGCACAAATTCCACCCGGATTCAAGTTTTTAAACGGAGCGAAATGCTCGACGCCAGTGGGCTTAACCACATCTTGCATATTGACCCAAAGACCAAAACCGCCCTCGTAGAGCCAAACGTCCCCATGGACAAACTCGTCCGCGCCACGCTAAAACACGGTCTCATTCCACCGGTTGTTATGGAATTCCCCGGCATTACGGTGGGTGGCGGCGTACAGGGCGGAGCCGGCGAAAGTAGCTCCTTCCGGTATGGCTGCTTTCATAGCACTTGTACATCATACGAGATAATTACCGGGGACGGCACGATTACGAATTGCAGCCCAAAGAAACACGCTGACTTATTTTATGGCACAGCAGGCTCCTATGGCACCCTTGGCGTAATGACGGCGATAGAGCTTCGCCTCATTCCTGCCAAAAAATATGTACGGCTTACGTATTTTCCCGTCAAAAGCTTCGACGCTGCAGTGTCACTCATGCAAAAAGAAGCAGCCAAAAAACCCGATTACATAGACGGGATTATGTTCGCACGCGACCGTGGCGTCATTATGGTTGGCTCGCTTACAAATGAAAAAGCTGGCGTAGTCACCCGCTTCAGTCGCGCCCGTGATGAACGGTTTTACCTTGACGCCGAAAAAGAATCCCATGGGGGCATCTGGAACAAAATAATCCCACTAACCGACTATTTGTTCCGCTACGACCGAGGTGCGTTTTGGGTCGGTAAATATGCTTTTAAGGTATTCGACATTCCTTTTACAAAATTTTGGCGCAGATTACTTAACTGGATGCTCCACACCCGCAAACTATATGAAGCACTCCAGGAAAGTGGCATGTCTCAGCATCATGTCGTACAGGATCTGGCGCTGCCCGTAGAAAAAGCTGTAGAGTTCATGAATTTCGTTGACAATACGTTAGGCATCTATCCACTATGGCTCTGTCCACTTAAAACCGACAAGCTATCGCCATTCATCTCGAGTAACTTACCAACTCCACTCGTTATAAATGTCGGCGTGTGGGGTGAGTTTATACCAGATTATAATCAGTTTTTACGGGCAAATCGCTCAATTGAAAAAAAACTGACCCAGTTGGGTGGGAAAAAGTGGTTCTATGCCCACACATACTATTCCGAGGAAGACTTTTGGCATATCTACCATAAGAATAAGTACCAAAAACTACGTCGTACATATCAAACGTCATATCAGCCAACGGTTTACGAAAAGGTTCGCGTACGTGAGCGTTTCAAATTAGATACGCACCGCGGTTTGTGGCGAACATTGTTTCGAACAGCGAAGCTCCGGATTACCCCATGA